One genomic region from Drosophila busckii strain San Diego stock center, stock number 13000-0081.31 chromosome 3R, ASM1175060v1, whole genome shotgun sequence encodes:
- the LOC108603227 gene encoding organic cation transporter protein, producing MDFDQILAKCGDFNRYQFMILALFGFINIIVSMHYFTQTIISFVPDHWCYHESLVNMTYKEIGSIYSRFKYPSCTRLAEINGPNVTVSTEACDRWIYNYDFGYRSMNTELNWVCDSAYKARVGQSLFFIGSVVGTLFYGLLADKIGRVPALILSNFCGFAGDFSTIFTKSVVTFSLCRFISGLAADTNFYLMYIIVLEYIRPSMRTLGLNMAVGLFYCLGLVFTPWLAVLAGHWQIYLACTSLPILLVVLYYFVVQESAQWLVTRNDVDGAIMRLKRVARFNGRIVPQADFDEFRRHCQITREMQGGDDKKHATLMDMFRTPRMRKNTLILFFKSMVITLCFDAVSRNVEGMGISPFIMFSLGALAVLPASILLVLLQDRIGRKGMASGSLLVGGVFTVAAGIAIAYQQHNHNAILLACLTIAARFGVAISYESGSQYATELIPTCVRGQGVAAVHVAGFAASFLAPYILWLGTFFKAAPSIILGVLFFAGSFVCLLLPETLNRTLPTTIEEGEVFGKGERMFDFPCLSHHDDDDEEDSELEKYKRKHSLIDAKQQVESGQYNKRKGSLIDADREEQALKDAKH from the exons atggaTTTCGATCAAATACTTGCCAAATGCGGCGATTTCAATCGCTATCAGTTCATGATACTCGCGCTCTTTGGCTTTATTAATATCATCGTATCGATG CATTACTTTACTCAAACCATTATAAGCTTTGTGCCCGATCATTGGTGCTATCATGAAAGTCTAGTGAATATGACATACAAAGAGATCGGCAGCATATACTCCAGATTCAAGTATCCAAGCTGTACGCGCCTAGCGGAAATCAATGGGCCTAATGTAACAGTCAGCACGGAGGCGTGCGATCGCTGGATTTACAATTATGACTTTGGCTATAGAAGCATGAACACCGAG TTAAACTGGGTGTGTGATTCGGCGTACAAGGCGCGCGTTGGACAGTCGCTGTTCTTTATTGGCTCGGTGGTGGGCACACTATTCTATGGACTACTTGCCGATAAGATTGGACGAGTGCCAGCGCTCATACTGTCTAATTTCTGTGGCTTTGCTGGCGATTTCTCCACGATATTCACCAAGAGCGTCGTCACGTTCTCGCTGTGTCGCTTCATCTCTGGCCTGGCAGCCGATACCAACTTCTATCTCATGTATATTATAG TTCTTGAATATATACGTCCCAGCATGCGCACACTTGGTCTCAATATGGCAGTTGGCTTATTCTATTGCCTGGGCTTGGTGTTTACGCCTTGGCTAGCTGTGCTCGCCGGACATTGGCAAATCTATTTGGCCTGCACTTCGCTGCCCATACTGCTGGTGGTGCTCTACTATTTTGTGGTGCAGGAGAGCGCACAGTGGCTGGTTACGCGCAACGATGTGGATGGCGCCATTATGCGCTTGAAGCGCGTGGCCCGATTCAATGGCCGCATTGTTCCGCAAGCGGACTTTGATGAGTTCCGTCGCCATTGCCAGATCACGCGTGAAATGCAGGGTGGCGATGACAAGAAGCATGCCACGCTCATGGACATGTTCAGAACGCCGCGCATGCGCAAGAATACGCTTATTCTATTCTTCAAGTC AATGGTCATTACACTCTGCTTCGATGCCGTGTCGCGTAATGTGGAGGGCATGGGCATATCGCCGTTCATCATGTTCTCGCTGGGCGCATTGGCTGTGCTGCCGGCGAGCAttttgctggtgttgctgcagGATCGCATTGGACGCAAGGGCATGGCCTCGGGCTCACTGCTGGTGGGCGGTGTGTTTACGGTCGCcgctggcattgccattgcttaTCAGCAGCACAATCACAATGCCATATTGCTGGCCTGTCTGACAATTGCTGCTCGTTTTGGCGTGGCCATTTCATATGAATCTGGCTCGCAGTATGCGACTGAACTGATACCGACTTGTGTGCGTGGTCAGGGCGTGGCGGCGGTGCATGTGGCGGGCTTTGCCGCCTCCTTCTTGGCACCCTATATTCTGTGGCTGGGCACATTCTTCAAGGCGGCGCCGTCCATTATACTGGGCGTGCTCTTCTTTGCGGGCTCCTttgtgtgtctgctgctgcccgaGACTCTAAATAG GACACTGCCCACGACTATTGAGGAGGGTGAGGTGTTTGGCAAGGGCGAACGCATGTTTGACTTCCCCTGCCTGTCGCatcacgacgacgacgacgaagaaGACTCCGAGCTGGAGAAGTACAAACGCAAACATTCGCTCATTGATGCCAAGCAGCAGGTGGAGTCTGGTCAGTACAACAAGCGCAAGGGATCACTCATCGACGCGGATCGGGAGGAGCAGGCTCTCAAGGATGCGAAGCATTGA
- the LOC108603228 gene encoding organic cation transporter-like protein: MDFDRILDKCGNFGRFQFVILILYGYTNILSSLHYFSQTLITFTPEHWCSHDDLQGLSAESIRDIYANVTHPSCTQLGGVVNGTGIAAETEACQDWIFERESGYESLTTELKWVCDKSHQPAVGQSFFFLGSVVGTITFGYLSDRIGRLPAMLMATVAGASGDFLTSFVHTLPWFAFCRFVSGLSTDTMYYLMYILVFEYLSPKRRTFGLNIILAFFYCFGLVTSPWAAIWVGNWRKYLWIASLPALGVLAYPLFICESAQWLLTKQRYDDAVKSLKWVAKFNGRKVEDSEYDEFVKHYRQKLNQEQKQNKEDTFMGMFRTPRLRRFTLTLLIKSVIITLSYDVINRNMEGLGMPPFKLFSITALHYLPAGATILLLQNKIGRKGMACGALLVGGIITTVTGFLIAFLDPKENAVLLAVMIGLGRYGATVSYDAEIQYAAEIIPTSVRGRAVSNIHVLGLASSSLAFYVIYLAQFYKPLPSIFISCLMFIGAALCLTLPETLHKKLPENLEDGERFAMNESCWYFPCFHKRRESLTSTDVYKSES; this comes from the exons ATGGATTTTGATCGTATACTTGATAAATGCGGCAACTTTGGtcgctttcaatttgttattcTAATACTTTACGGCTATACGAATATTCTCAGCTCGTTGCATTACTTTTCGCAAACTCTTATTACTTTTACGCCAGAGCATTG GTGCTCCCATGATGATCTGCAAGGGTTGAGCGCAGAGTCCATACGCGATATCTATGCAAATGTTACTCATCCCAGCTGCACGCAGCTTGGCGGTGTAGTCAACGGCACTGGCATTGCCGCGGAGACTGAAGCCTGTCAGGATTGGATATTCGAGCGTGAAAGCGGCTATGAGAGCCTGACAACTGAGCTCAAATGGGTTTGCGACAAGTCGCATCAGCCGGCAGTGGGTCAATCGTTTTTCTTCCTTGGCTCAGTTGTGGGCACCATTACTTTTGGCTATTTGTCTGATCGCATTGGACGTCTGCCTGCCATGTTAATGGCTACTGTGGCGGGCGCTTCCGGCGACTTTTTGACATCCTTTGTGCATACTCTGCCTTGGTTTGCCTTCTGTCGCTTTGTTTCTGGCCTGTCCACCGATACCATGTACTATCTTATGTATATTCTGG TATTCGAGTACCTGAGTCCAAAGCGTCGCACTTTTGGCCTCAACATTATACTGGCCTTCTTCTATTGCTTTGGTCTGGTGACTTCACCCTGGGCTGCCATTTGGGTTGGCAACTGGCGTAAGTATCTTTGGATTGCCTCGTTGCCAGCGCTGGGTGTGCTGGCCTATCCGCTATTCATTTGTGAGAGCGCTCAGTGGCTGCTGACAAAGCAAAGATACGACGACGCTGTCAAAAGTCTCAAATGGGTGGCCAAGTTCAATGGCCGCAAGGTGGAAGACTCGGAGTATGATGAGTTCGTCAAGCATTATCGCCAAAAGCTTAAccaagagcaaaagcaaaataaggAAGACACCTTCATGGGCATGTTTAGAACGCCGCGTCTGCGCCGCTTTACGCTTACACTGCTGATCAAATC AGTTATCATAACACTATCCTACGATGTAATCAATCGCAATATGGAGGGTCTGGGCATGCCGCCATTCAAGCTCTTCTCCATTACTGCTCTGCACTATTTGCCAGCGGGTGCTAcaattctgctgctgcaaaacaaaatcgGACGCAAGGGCATGGCATGTGGTGCGCTGCTGGTTGGTGGCATTATAACCACGGTAACGGGATTTCTGATTGCCTTTCTGGATCCCAAAGAGAATGcagtgctgcttgctgttaTGATCGGCTTGGGACGCTATGGCGCCACCGTCAGCTATGATGCGGAGATACAATATGCAGCTGAGATAATTCCAACAAGTGTGCGTGGACGAGCTGTCTCCAATATACATGTGCTGGGCTTGGCCTCCAGCTCGTTGGCCTTCTATGTTATCTATCTGGCACAGTTCTATAAGCCGCTGCCTTCAATTTTCATAAGCTGCTTGATGTTCATAGGCGCAGCTCTTTGCCTCACACTACCCGAGACGCTGCACAA aAAACTACCAGAGAACTTGGAGGATGGCGAGCGCTTTGCCATGAACGAGAGCTGCTGGTATTTTCCTTGTTTTCACAAGCGTCGCGAAAGTTTAACCTCAACTGATGTTTATAAGTCTGAATCCTAA